The genomic DNA ATTTCAACTCACAAATACTATCTGGTAATCTCTCAAGCTTTGAACATTTTCTAAGACTCAATCTTACTAGTCTAAATAAATGCCCTATTGATGGGAATTCTTTAATGGCAGTTCCATCTAGATATAACCCTTCAATTGTATCAGGGAGATGTTGAACTGTTTCGAGATTTGAGCAATTGGAGAGATAAACTTCCCGAAGAGATTGGCAATTATCACTAATTGAAAGATTTGTCAAGCTTTTGCATCCTTCTAGATATAGGAAAACAAGTTTACGGAGATTATGGATAGATGAAAAACTCTCAAGCAAACTTGTACAATCATTAAGATTCAAGCTCTCAAGATTTGGCATAAGTGACAAATCTGGTATTCTGCGTAGATGTTTTGAGTAACTGAGGTTAACatatttcaaattaacaagatcctgtcaaaaaaagaaaaaataataaaattaaatgaagtaAAACTAGAAACATAACTAActtacaaaaaaattacaatttaaagcatacaaaaaaaaaaaaagcaatataaaagttaacaaataccTGGTTACCAGTCCAAAGTTTTTCAACTGTGCTATTAGGCATGTAAAGTGCAACAAGGTTCTCTGGATTAAACTTTGGCGGCAATGATTTGCTAGGATATCCATGAAAGCAAAAATACCTTAGCTCAGAGAAATCAGACTTAAGATTCTCAAAACCATGCACTTTCTTTCCATCCTTGGAGCTATTTCTTTTAAAGAATCTCAAGATACGGTGCAACGCAGAGGAACCAGATTCAGGCACCTTCTTTCCATGTTCAGACCCAGAAATTTTCAAGAATCGTAGGTTTGGCATTTTGTTAAAAGCTTCAGGATTTAAATGCAGCTCTTCTACTTCAGACATATCCAAGCATATGCTTCGAATTGCTCTAGTTCCCTGGTAATCACAAGCATATTGGTGAAAAGTCAATTTGAAATTGCTTAATTACATAAATTCTTAGGTAATTTACtctcaaatatatttcttttcagaaaatgtaaataaaaaaaataatagatgtGTCATTACTACCCtataccaaataatttaattcccaattataactgaaaataaatattctgctagcaaatattttattataatttatgtataaaatagaaatataaaattagtgtTTTGACTCTTACCGTATTATTCTTCAATACTGAAAATATATCCTCACGATCCCACAAATGACAACGTCCACCAGGATTATTAATTGATTCTTGCCGAACAATTTCTCTACCCATTTCTTCaagtaaatcatgcattgttatAGTGTCATACGAAGTAGTTATGAGAGACCTTTCAATGAGaacatttatatgaatatgaGCGTCTACGTTACGAGCATTCAAGATTGCTTCTACAAGATCTCTTTTATACCCtttaaaaaaacatgcaatatcCAAAAATACACACTTCTTTTTATCATCTAATCCTTCGTAACttatttttaacactttttGGACATCCACAGGAGGACTTGTTTTCAAGTTTTCTAGGGCACTTTCCCATTCTCTCTTCGTCCTAGTAAATAGAAAGGAACCTAAAACTTCAAGAGGTAATGGAAGACCTTCAGTATAATCTACTACTTCAAATGATAGCTTGATATAATCTTTTGTTGGAGGGTTTCCTCTAAAGGCATGTAGGacaaaaagtttaaaagaatCAACAAGAGATAACTTTGTCATCTCATGAATGTGATCCACTTCACAATTTCTCAGCACATGTTTGTCCCTTGACGTTATAATGATTCGACTGTATGAATCCAACTCACCAAAAACTGCCATTAAACattgtatttgatttaaattcgttATATCATCAAATACAATAAGAACTTTTTTTCTGCTAATAAGACTTCTTCTTGTGAAGGTGAATCTATGATTGGGATGTTCATCCCCTAAAACTGCAGAACTCAGTTTTTGGCATAAGTCATTTAATCCCCCGCTTTTTTCtgattcttctctaatattTGGAATGAAGTAAGATTCTTCAAACtgtttagaaatttttttaaatatagcaTCAGCAAGAGTAGTTTTTCCTATGCCCCCGATGCCCCAAATTCCTAACTTGCAAACACCCTttgaacataataaattttcaatctcttcgATTGATGACTCTAATCCAACTAGGTACTTGGAAGTAATAACTGAgttataatctaattttttcaaTACATCATTGACAAGATCTTTTACCAGCGTTGCCTCattcccaaaaataaaaaataaataattaaataatatgattctaaaattaaatgattaaaaacgaaataaagaaatataacataatcattgaataaaaatttttaaaatgtaagatTGGCATGATGAAGAACTGCGTCGTGACATGAACTCAAGTTCATTTCTCAATGGCACAAAATTTgagattcaaatataatttgatcatcacTTTCCATATCCTAAAAACTGGTAAAACTTATCAATgctaaaattcaattcagttctcggaaaaaataaaataatcagtaattatgtattcaatgatatatcatatttatatagtaaCTAGCTGTCatccaaaaaagtaaaattgacCATTCATATTAATGAATAGTGTTTGTATTAAGTCTTTATGTGCTTTGGGCCAGAAGACACACAACATGAACCCAACCCAAATTagcataatataaaatataatgtcaaacttccaattgattatttttttgacCATCTGAATCTGTCCTCAGTAAATCtggaaaagataataaaaatagaaaacatatgGAACTGCTGTATGtaagattattacataaaaattggtAAGTTGTAGCTTTAAagtacttaccaaaaaaataaaaaagattattacataaaaaacttgataaaaaaatttacagttaCCTAGAGTTCTTTGAATGATAACCAGATATGTTGGCTGCATCCCTCAAAGCAGTCCTCCATCTCTGCAACATCTCTGAATCATCCATAAAACGCTTTTCAAGCTCAGCAAATGCTTTCCCAAAATCCCCAGTTTGATTCCTGACATCAGATGGATCTACGTCATAGAAGACTGGTATTACGATCTGATCATACGTGTTCTTACATTTAACAATCTCCTCAAGTTCTTTGAGACACCATCTGGAGGGAGCGTAgcctttagagaaaatgataaccgAGATCTTTGAATGTTTAATTGCCTTCAAAAGAGATGGAGAAATTTCTTCTCCCCTGACAAGGctatcatcaatgaaagttttaatctttttctgaCAAAAGGCTTCATATAGATGGCTGGTTATGTTTACTCGGGTGTCCGCACCACGGAAACTAAGGAAAACCTCATATTCTAGTTTAGGagaaatggaagaagaagaagaggaagccatTAACATCAATTGATAAGAGGCACTTTGCATTAACAGAGAGGGTTAAActaaatcatcaaataattaagtaattgaCTTTATATTCCACCATCACTAAGTCTTttagcattaaaaaaaattggccGGCcgaaaatttataaacaatcaGTGATATAAGCCTATTCATTTAGGTGAGGGtccttaaaaattcaatttgtcaGTCCCTTCTCCACCCACCGGGTAACCATCTTCCGCCGCTACCGGCCtgtaaatattcatatttaaaaattaagtcatATATGGGTTTGTGCatatttgagattaaattttcaaacattttaacttaaaactGTTGATCCCTATAATTGTTCCTTGCCAGGCATGGATTTTACTATGCCTATTCATATAGCTACCAAATTCATTCATCGGCTTATCCTCTAGGCCAAGGCTTCAAAAAATGGGTTAATTGGGACTGTTTATCTGTTAaggatttgttttgttttgttgttctGTTAATTAAATTGGCATCACTTATCGGGAAGATGCCATaccatttcattttcttcctttcatctctttttcccAGAAAGTGACCTGCCTTTTCCCTATCTGACGTTCCTTACTTGGCCATACACGTTAGGTTTGATTGTCAACACTAATTACAATATTCTGATCATCAACTTTACTTCCAGCCAATATCTCAATCATATATGGGTTAGttgagattatattttaaagtattagGTATGACTgtacattaatttaatattaggatctttatcttcatataaaaaaaaaaactgtagaATTTTAAAACTTTCTCTCAATGATATATGGGTTAAGTGAGAGTAAATTATTAAGAATGATTAGGACAATCTGAAAGTTGACGATGGAAATTAGAgctattattaagtaaaaagcTTAGATATTTGATGGTATCTTGAATAATTTGGAATGATGAATAGAAGAATCTATCTGTAGACATGTTGAATACAATTTCTCAGCAACATCATATTGATCCATGGCCAAAAACATATcactttgttagttttttttttttattgacaaagaaatttcttttgaaaaacctATGTTTGTACACAACATAAATATTACACAATAAAACAAGATGCAGAAACAAAGACCTCAATATATCTAAGCTACCAACAGTAGCAAAACCCGTGTAAAAACTGTACCTGACGAGCAATCCCTCGAAATCACCCTTCTCAAACTCACTCTCTGCTCCCTTCCTCAACGCAAGTGCCTCCAAGCTCTTATCACCAAACCCACTAATTCCATACAGCTCCATCATCACCTGAGTAGCTTTTGTTGTTGATCACAGTGTCCGACCATAACTCCACCGGGCAAAGCCATGAGGTTGGGCCTAGACCCAAACCCTGAGAGTCTCGAAGTTGGTGCAAACTCTGACTCTTTTCACTTCACTTTGactttgattatataaataaatggtCTTTCATACAAACCGTGtaaaaacatgttaaagaaAGAAGGCGAAGAAGaagacaataaaattacattaacaacAAAAACCAGAGGAAGACGGAAGAATCGGGAAAGTAATCGAGAAATGAGACTTGAAGGTGACCGGAAAATGAAATTTGGGGGTGCTAATACCTGGAAACTATGCTGTATTGTctcttattatttaaaaaaaaaagggttaccTTATGTTGCCTTCCTAACTACTCGGCTAACTTCCTGAAATTTACATTCATGCTCTATGCTCTGTAGTTTTCTCAAAGAAAGATTGGTACTTTCATTGATGATGAAAACATCAAAGGAGAtccaatttttcttctcttttgagCGAAAATGAAGAGTCAAAGATCTAGgttattgttttcttaaaagGGTCTGCTTCTTCAAGATGGTTTCTCGAATAACTTGTAAAGATTCTTGAATGCAAGAAGAATCCATCGGATGTAATTGGCGACATTGGTAGTGATTGCGTAGGATCAACAGATAGCATGTAGAGAACTTTTAACTATGCATTTACATTGGGTTCATAAATATTCTCATGAGCatctaacaaagaaaaaagtgcAGCACAATCATCCGCGGAAGCAGCAGCAGCTGCAAATACAACAAATCAACAATTGTATTAGTAGTTCAACAATTGTATTAAATTCTTATCCAATAATTAGTTTTTCATATCATTAACCAAAAGCAATATTAATGTCTAATATTTCTGTGCATATAAACAAAGATAAACATCTCAAGAAATGccgaaatttgaattttttggaaAACAGCTGTACTGGAAAATAATCTGTTTTCTTTTTAGGCAATATTAtacgtacatattttttatatacaatttagatagataaataatatgttatcatatgattttgttttaattaaaaatcatcaaatcacataatgacacatcatttatatataaaaattctatatacataattaaataactatcaaccctcttttctttccttttcaatatATGTACTTGAAGTTAACAATTGCAACCCTCAAGTTTCACTTTAACCaacctttttgtttctttaagtGTTATTAAATTGACAGTTGAATCCCTGAGTGAATTATCTTGACACTAATGTAGGGACCAAAAtgtcattaaaaattttcatgacTGAAAGAAAAATCCAAACCTAACCTTAGggatgaaattgtcattttcactGCAAAGGGCTGCGTTAGGAACTGTGGCCTTAGCCTCTTCCTCTTCGACaacttgtaattattttttcttgtgttAAAATCCAGAAAACACAGATGTGTTTTTGCATTTTTGAAATATGTCAAATATGAGACggtattgataatttaaaagaaatatgaaacgtatttatgaaagaaaaaacacaTTTCATATGTTAAAAAAAGAGAACATAAATCGTTCCCAATTTACATGGTCACAATTACTCTCCGTTTCTGGCATCTCAACTCCTCACTGTCTTTGGCATCTTAACTCGTCACAGTCTCCAACATCTAACTTCTAACTGTCTCCAGTGTCTTGAAGTCTTGACGAACTCCTCTTCGACTCATTAGTTCTTTAATGATATATTTGGCTTGATCAATGCATCAACAACGTGAACTCCCCTCCTTTCTGGCGTCTCAAAATCTCGGCAAAGTCTAAAACAACTGTCTTTATTAGTGTAACTAATTTGGTGCACTATTCTTCATATTTGATTTAGAATCTAAGTAATATCTGGATAAGTAAAGAGAAATTCTTTAAAACAGTCTTGTTCTTAGGTTTGtatgcatatacatatacatacatacatacatacatacatatatatatatatatatatatatatatatatatatatatatatatttaaaataaagcttaaaatattttattataataaattggtatttataagaaaaaagactttatatttttaatatatagaaaattttcacatttctgttcctatttttttttagaaaacatGCTTCTCCATTTGCGCTTTTGTTTGTACTACATGGGTTAAAATTGAAACTCCAcctttcctcttttttttttctgattttttttttcggaCGAGTAAAACTCCACCTTTCTTCTTTCAAGCGCATCCTCCTTATTTTAACAGTGCAACCTCCATTGATCcttcaaaacacaaaaaatatttttatgtgattaattaataagttaaatATGCTTCATTTATATTTAGTGCACATTTGACACAGCAGAAGAATGAGCAACAACCTATAATAAGGGTTAGACACATTTTCGCATGTCTTTCTTGCTTTCCACAACCCATTCACTATATGCACATGACCCCAGTTTTGTACTCTCATCCGTTTCATTTCTTTTCAGCTTTAAACCAACCTTTGTTATGGAGATTTCAGGTACATACTTTACTACTCAACAAAGTAAGCACTTAACCAATGAGTTACATTATTGAGAAGAAGATCATCACCAAATCAACATCTTGATATAGATGTTGAAGAAATACAGAAACAAGCACAATTCcgatagatataaatatagatatcgaaactcatattatacaaaactacAAAACCCATATTACACATTAAGGACCAATCTCCCAAACACCATAGACAATTTTGATACCATAtcgtaatatatattattgacctataaatatgaagattgaaactcatattatataaaactaattagcttgtgttaaaattcaatctttcacacttatataccattTACTTATACTGTATTTGTTAGATATGAGACTTTAGTCTCCAACAATTCAGGTAGTTTTCTTTATGATATATAACCCATCAAACTCTCATAAAGTACATAAAGGATGGACATGCATGCGTGGAGCAAAAAGAAGGATGGAAAGACAATTCAGGAATCTCATATCAACTTGACTGAAGTTCTTTCAATATGCATAAAAGTTCATCTCTGGAAATTTATAGTAACAATTCTGAATTCTTTCAGGTGGGCAGCGCTAAGATATTGAAGTGCTGTATGTCCATGGTTCAAAGTCGCATCTAACAAATGATTGAAGGGTGAGAATTATAGTCTCCAAGATTCTGAGAATGCTATGTATGATTTAATTTGTAGTGtcctttattagaattttacCAAGTCTTATTTGTAAAAGACAAATCAAGTGAGGgtcctttttatttcttttaaagttgAACGGAAGCGTTAAGTGGGTGTTAAATAGAGCAGCAAAATATCTTGTCACTACCATTGTTATTCACTCAATGAAAACAATTCTCTCTGGATTTTTCTgtaacctctctctctctcctcttccttttcttgttcTGTAGATCTAGGGCTTCTGCTAAGTATTCTtgtttttcattcaagtttCGTTTCTTGAGTTGATTCTTGACACTTATCagctatttttgttgatttggaaGTACATTTTGAAGGAAACTACTTTTTTCGTTTCTGTTTTGACTACTACCTAATTGAGCACTTGCTCCAGAGGCCCTTAAGACATAGCTCTTTTTCACTACCGAGAAGAAAAGGTTAGCTCATATCTTTCTACTTTTGTGCTTCGTCAGTTCGTCTGTTGTCATCTAAATCTGCTTCTTTATTCCATGCCCTTCTTCAATTCTCATTGACACATTATTTCTGAAAATATCAGAAATATTGCAAAGGCAGCAAGAAGACTAACAGCTCAATCTTCCCAAGAAACTGGAAAAACTATACCATTTTGGTTATCAGGTACGGTTTCTTATAACTCTATTTTATTTACAAGTAATCGGTTGATTAGTTtgcttttatttgttaaaatctGTGCTTTCTGGAGATGGAATGCCAGGCTGCAAATCTGAGTTAAAAATCAGCCTTTCTCCCAAGAGACTAAGAATGATTTCCTCCCTAATCCTCGCACACCTGGTTGCTATTATGAATTGCAGGATTTGAAGAAGTCTATGGAACAGTCTTTAGAGGTGAAGCATGATGATTTTTAGCTATTAAATGTTTCCTATCATCAGAAACTGTACTTTTCTTTGTATTTCTATAGGAAACTGCCCTTTAAATCAATCTCATTCTTTGTATACTTATTATcttcaatcatcttcttccaACTTTTGCATTTCGCACCATATACTAATACGAtgagataataattttttatttttttgaaattattagagataataaaaatcttaaatgagGGAGTGAAAATTCGAGGGAGCTTCTTGCCAGTTGctttgataaatatcaagatCGCATGATTTCTCAAAAAATCCAGATTGGTagataaagaattattaatgaAGCTTGTTCCACCAGCCATTTTTATTGGTATCTGTTAAATAATGTGGCTTACATTCGAAGGGTTTGTATAATTTACAGTAttgtattgttatttttgtaattttcactATGAAAGGAGGACATTATTGTATTTTGGATAACTCTGGTGATCAAAAACCCTTGACAACGTATAGATTTTACTAGAATTCCGTGGACGCAAGAACATTGACAAACCACGTAAATTTGTGTCAGATGTGAAAAATGACTCCACATAAAACTCTATACcaactttcatatatttcttCCGGAAATCTCTCAACGAAGTGATCAATACCCACTTGGATTTGCTCTTCGACCAACTCGATGTAAACTTCTCTCATTTCATTTCGTTTCATCACAATTCTACTTTCATTTATCGTGtctcttctttccttttttttatcttctgaGAATGTAGTAAAACAAGTAAGAAGGTTGGTGCTTTGGCTAGACGGCGTTAGAGGAGGCACAAGCTTCGCAGCGGCAAACTAACAGTTAGTTAACGACTCATTTAGTAAAATCCAACGGCTTAGAGTCAATTGTAGTGGGTTTTCTCTTTTAAAGATCAATGGTGGTTATTGCATTTCACCAGGATTGCTACAGCAGACACAAAGGagtataaattcaaatgtaattCTAGCAATGTACAGTATTTCAGTTCATTCCTTTTCTCTCTATAAAGTTAGATTCCTTTTTTGCTCTTCAATTTTCCTCAATTGACCTACactgttttcatttttacaCCAAATTTTAGTGTCATTACACTTTGTAATAAACAGAGTACTCTGTTTCTGCAACCATTTGTTTCATCTTTAACACCTTTCTTATGGCACTTTCAGCTAGACGCTTTCTGGTTGAACAGAGCAAGTACTTAAGAATAAGTTCACAATTTGAATTGTCTTACTGATATGAATGACGTTGCAGATTGTTTGAATAACGCGGATGTTGAAGAAATCGTGAAAGAAAGGCAAAACAGGTGGTTGAATGCAGTTGAAATatgcaaaatatttgaaaaccatgaaaagcTTCAAATACTTGCTTCTCAACCACAACGAAGGTCTCCAAAAGTATTGTTTCATCtgggattttatttttctaacctttttaTGGATGGAATTTGGCTAAGTTACATTAATTACAGGTGGCTCCTTTTTCGTCATTAAGCTGCAGAGGCTTTGAGAGTTTAGGAAGGATGACCACGCGTggagtgaaaagaaaaaaaaaaagatgcaaaGTCGGTCCtggaatttattaaaatttcaaggttggtggaataatttgtatttacaacGAGTGAAATTTTACAGGTTAACACAGATGAGATGTTGAATTGTTTGTATGTTTATTGAGAAGATAAAACATGTGGATATAAGAAGTTACTGGAATCATAGTGGCATTTCTGGTATAGTATGTCAATGACACATTACTTATCGAAAACGATATACTGAATTTGCAAATGATAAAGACTTAATCAACCAAGCGTATTTCTATGAATTAACGAGTGAAATTTTACAGGTTGATATGTGCTTGATAAGTCAGGTTCGAATTTAGGATCCTCGTGAAAATAAACGTCAACCTTCAGTTCCAGTCAAGCTCTGGCTTTTAGACAATTGAATTTTATACATCACTAGCTGCCTAATTCGTATGAAAGCAATGCGAGAATGAAAGAAGATGGTAccgaaaaagaatttgagatttgagtgatgaaaaactgagaattttagtttctgcattattttaaaaaccatGATCTACTAAAGACATGAAACACAGAAAACTATTGACAGTAACAACATGCAAAGCTACTAAAGCCATCTCCACAACTAACAACTTAAGGAAAATCTATTCTTCTGTAATTGATGATATTCGTACCAGAAAACATTTGCAGGACCTTGAACAAGAGCAGATGAGTATCGCAGGGCTAATTCATTGTTAATTTGAACTTCAAATAGTGCAGCAAAGATACAACAATACAGCTCAACAAATAGGAGCATCAAGGCAAGGAAACAAGATGCAATCATCTGTGAAAATCTTTTGTTTATGCAAAGAATCCATAGAACTAATAAACGATAACAAAACCTcatatggacaacaaagaagcCCCAGCAATAAACTTTAACACTGTAACAACCATATAATGTATtgttaaatatacaaaaaaacaaGACAGAACCCAACAGAgtcataatcataaaaatattaaataaatgtagAACAAGTCTAGACATTACAATGAATGACTGCACACTAGAAGCGTAGATCCAAAAAagtaaaggaaagaaaaggaagagaacagAAAAGATGATCTTTCAACCAATTTGTTTGTCAATTGAAAGGCTGCTAAatcatatatcaataaaaagaatattcgTTACAGCCATTCACTAAGGAGCAATGGAGATTGCACCAAAACAAAAGCATTGAAAAGGTAACAACTTAGCACATCAACGGGGAGAGTTCATCTCaatcagggaaaaaaaaatcataccaaaGTCTGATGAAGATAAACAGTTCGATGCACTAACGATTTGAAGACAAGTTATAGACAGTTCGTCGAGATTTTGAGTGCCAAAGAGGAGACAAGTTTGAATGGCATAGAGCCCACCACTTTCTGACGCCAAACTGCAGAGGAGATgatacatacacatatacatatatatatgtatatatatatacatatacatatatatgtatatatatatatacatatatttatatatataagttcgAGTGACGTAGAGCCCACGACTTTCTGACACCAGACTGCGAAGGAGTtgacacacacacatacacacacatatatatatattagggtttttgaCTTGggattatatttgaatttttcaaaattaatggacgaaaactaataattgaataaacctttttggcaaaaaattgatttaaagtagtactatatacataattttatacacaaataatgatatgtcattatatgattaaacagttcaaaattaaaaataaaaaacacttaatcatatagtgacatatcattatttgtgcataaaaattatatatatatagtattatta from Mangifera indica cultivar Alphonso chromosome 16, CATAS_Mindica_2.1, whole genome shotgun sequence includes the following:
- the LOC123198976 gene encoding disease resistance protein RPV1-like, which encodes MASSSSSSISPKLEYEVFLSFRGADTRVNITSHLYEAFCQKKIKTFIDDSLVRGEEISPSLLKAIKHSKISVIIFSKGYAPSRWCLKELEEIVKCKNTYDQIVIPVFYDVDPSDVRNQTGDFGKAFAELEKRFMDDSEMLQRWRTALRDAANISGYHSKNSSSSICFLFLLSFPDLLRTDSDDYNSVITSKYLVGLESSIEEIENLLCSKGVCKLGIWGIGGIGKTTLADAIFKKISKQFEESYFIPNIREESEKSGGLNDLCQKLSSAVLGDEHPNHRFTFTRRSLISRKKVLIVFDDITNLNQIQCLMAVFGELDSYSRIIITSRDKHVLRNCEVDHIHEMTKLSLVDSFKLFVLHAFRGNPPTKDYIKLSFEVVDYTEGLPLPLEVLGSFLFTRTKREWESALENLKTSPPVDVQKVLKISYEGLDDKKKCVFLDIACFFKGYKRDLVEAILNARNVDAHIHINVLIERSLITTSYDTITMHDLLEEMGREIVRQESINNPGGRCHLWDREDIFSVLKNNTGTRAIRSICLDMSEVEELHLNPEAFNKMPNLRFLKISGSKDGKKVHGFENLKSDFSELRYFCFHGYPSKSLPPKFNPENLVALYMPNSTVEKLWTGNQDLVNLKYVNLSYSKHLRRIPDLSLMPNLESLNLNDCTSLLESFSSIHNLRKLVFLYLEGCKSLTNLSISDNCQSLREVYLSNCSNLETVQHLPDTIEGLYLDGTAIKEFPSIGHLFRLVRLSLRKCSKLERLPDSICELKSLKYVCLLGCSKLDRLPNEMGNLQTLEELELGKISFAEIPTCMTSLINLEILYLRSCKMRKRSGIPLVDLSVFQRMAELCLINCCIEVLPSSIDQLLSLQHLDIAQNNLETLPESIKDLPKLATLILSNCQRLKYLPELPRSLQKIIAENCVSLESISSLFLCTDSFIDIIDFANCFKLKLEMTDAFLLNIERSAAYNHRQEHLERCIGLQ